One genomic window of Verrucomicrobiia bacterium includes the following:
- a CDS encoding MBL fold metallo-hydrolase has product MIIETFEAGPVATNGYLVADRRGGKALVIDAPQGVAPLVVKQARGWNTPITHLVNTHAHWDHFLDNAELLRLTGAKFGIHRESAPLLTLPQARYFGLDLDIEPSKPDFLLEEGEVFAVGELRFEILHCPGHCPGSVVLFEQEERVAFVGDVLFAGSIGRTDLPGGDHQLLMEGIRTKLLPLGDDVRVFSGHGPVTTIGEERRTNPFLGS; this is encoded by the coding sequence GGTCGCGACCAACGGTTACCTGGTCGCCGACAGGCGGGGCGGGAAGGCCTTGGTGATTGATGCGCCACAAGGCGTCGCCCCGCTGGTGGTCAAGCAGGCACGGGGGTGGAATACACCGATCACCCATCTGGTTAATACCCACGCCCACTGGGACCACTTCCTGGACAATGCCGAATTGTTACGGCTGACCGGCGCGAAGTTTGGCATTCACCGCGAAAGCGCACCACTGTTGACCCTCCCGCAGGCGCGGTATTTTGGGTTGGATTTGGACATCGAGCCGTCGAAGCCGGATTTTCTTCTGGAAGAGGGGGAAGTATTTGCTGTCGGCGAGCTGAGATTTGAAATCCTGCATTGTCCCGGTCACTGCCCGGGCAGCGTGGTGCTGTTCGAGCAGGAAGAGCGCGTGGCCTTTGTGGGAGACGTGCTGTTCGCGGGATCGATCGGGCGTACGGATTTACCCGGGGGAGATCATCAATTGCTCATGGAAGGGATCCGCACAAAGTTGTTGCCGCTGGGCGATGACGTGCGGGTGTTTTCGGGACACGGGCCGGTGACGACGATTGGTGAGGAACGCCGGACGAATCCATTTTTGGGGAGTTGA
- a CDS encoding HU family DNA-binding protein: MAKLTKSQILGNLAERTGVSKKAAGAFVEELVKLAYKEAKNSFTIPGLGKIVLVNRKARLGRNPATGATIQIPAKRVVKFRIAKAAKDAILGTK; encoded by the coding sequence ATGGCAAAGTTGACGAAGTCACAGATCCTAGGAAATCTCGCAGAGAGAACCGGCGTGTCGAAGAAGGCCGCTGGCGCGTTCGTGGAAGAGTTGGTCAAGTTGGCGTACAAGGAAGCGAAGAATTCGTTCACGATCCCCGGCCTCGGGAAAATCGTGCTGGTGAATCGCAAAGCCCGCCTCGGCCGCAACCCGGCCACCGGCGCGACGATTCAGATTCCGGCCAAGCGCGTGGTGAAGTTCCGCATCGCGAAGGCCGCGAAGGACGCCATCTTGGGTACGAAGTAG
- a CDS encoding biopolymer transporter ExbD, whose product MRIFQPTKAQRPPAIRLINLVDVLFILLIFFIATTTFRATSPTAVKLVLPEAKTAEEVGREKVDRLNIAVGSDETIYLDNKPVALSALEKALRDAKEKNPKVQVQFSADKTVSYGTVVAIVDAARSAGIPDITAFTKKSAK is encoded by the coding sequence ATGCGCATCTTTCAGCCAACCAAAGCCCAGCGTCCACCGGCCATCCGCTTGATCAACCTCGTGGATGTGTTGTTCATTCTGCTGATTTTCTTCATCGCGACGACTACCTTTCGCGCGACCTCACCCACCGCTGTCAAGCTCGTCCTTCCCGAGGCAAAAACCGCGGAGGAAGTTGGGCGCGAGAAGGTGGATCGCCTGAACATTGCCGTCGGTTCCGATGAGACCATCTATCTCGATAATAAACCCGTTGCCCTCAGCGCGCTGGAGAAGGCCCTGCGCGATGCAAAGGAGAAGAACCCCAAGGTGCAGGTGCAGTTCTCGGCGGACAAGACGGTCAGCTATGGAACGGTCGTCGCGATTGTCGATGCAGCCCGCTCCGCCGGCATTCCCGACATCACGGCATTCACGAAGAAATCAGCGAAGTAA
- a CDS encoding MotA/TolQ/ExbB proton channel family protein, with the protein MPEWFFRGGIAMWPLLVCSIAGVAIILERAWALQRRRIISPVLAAAIEKQPVTPEQTDKLRVLSESDTTVLGKLIQAAFMHASLPKTENVEAMQSLARQIVGRMERGLTTLSLIAELGPLLGLLGTVIGMVQLFEDVAKKGLGDPTMISRGIYEALTATMTGLGIAIPALIAYMYLRRRIEVLVLELERHTNELLTRLYRNAN; encoded by the coding sequence ATGCCGGAATGGTTTTTTCGAGGCGGAATCGCCATGTGGCCGCTGTTGGTCTGCTCGATTGCGGGCGTGGCCATCATCTTGGAACGTGCCTGGGCGCTGCAGCGGCGGCGCATCATCTCGCCTGTCCTCGCTGCGGCGATTGAGAAGCAGCCGGTGACACCGGAGCAAACCGATAAACTGCGGGTGCTGAGCGAATCGGACACGACTGTGCTCGGCAAGCTGATTCAGGCGGCCTTTATGCACGCCTCGTTGCCAAAAACGGAGAATGTCGAGGCCATGCAGTCGCTCGCCCGGCAGATTGTCGGTCGGATGGAGCGCGGGTTGACGACGCTGTCGCTGATTGCCGAGCTCGGCCCGCTGCTCGGGTTGCTCGGTACGGTCATCGGCATGGTGCAGTTGTTCGAGGACGTCGCCAAGAAAGGCCTCGGCGACCCGACGATGATTTCGCGGGGTATATACGAAGCATTGACCGCGACCATGACCGGCCTCGGCATTGCCATTCCTGCGCTGATTGCTTACATGTACCTGCGCCGCCGAATCGAGGTGCTGGTGCTGGAGTTGGAGCGGCACACGAACGAATTGCTCACGCGGCTATATCGTAACGCGAACTAG
- a CDS encoding DNA/RNA non-specific endonuclease has protein sequence MKSTVQGSFTRELFPVLVSMSALFFFVLRADAIIGASQQMQLGNPSGATADPTNHNHYLIQRTVEALDYSDNLGEPNWASWDLTSSDVGTSGRSSFHTDSTLPSGFYEVTSDDYTNAGYDRGHMCPSDDRTDNTNDNWLVFYMSNIVPQQDDLNTGPWEALETYCRTLASAGNELLVTCGPSAFDGSRIQPSGKASIPGYTWKIVVVVPGGSGSAISRITSTTRVVTVKMPNVAGIHSVNWTNYITSVNRIQADTGYTFFTALSSSIASALRAEVDGGVDHYPPLGKVVISQVYGGGGNSGATYKNDFIELYNSGSTSVDLSTYAVQYASASGSTWSETALSGSIAAGQYYLVQEAAGGGGTQNLPTPEATGTISMAATAGKVALTSTTTLLSGSNPVGGATVADFVGYGTTANAYEGSGPAPAPSATVSDLRANGGATDTDNNAADFATGAVNPRNSGTGGGSAGTVVISQVYGGGGNSGATYKNDFIELYNSGSASVDLSAYAVQYAGATSSSWSETLLSGSLAPGHYYLIQEAAGSGGTQNLPTPEATGTIAMAATAGKVALTKTQTLLAVDNPVGTANVVDFIGYGTTADAFEGSGPAPAPSNTTADLRANGGTTDTNNNATDFSAGAPNPRD, from the coding sequence ATGAAATCCACCGTGCAGGGTTCTTTCACGCGAGAGTTGTTTCCCGTCCTCGTCAGTATGTCAGCGTTGTTCTTCTTCGTTCTGCGAGCCGATGCCATTATTGGTGCATCGCAGCAGATGCAACTGGGTAACCCCAGCGGTGCCACCGCCGACCCCACCAACCACAACCATTATCTGATTCAGCGTACCGTGGAAGCGCTCGATTATAGTGATAATTTGGGAGAGCCCAACTGGGCGAGTTGGGATTTGACTTCCTCGGATGTCGGCACGAGCGGTCGCTCTTCGTTTCACACGGACAGCACCCTGCCGTCGGGCTTTTACGAGGTGACCTCGGACGATTACACGAATGCAGGCTACGATCGCGGCCATATGTGCCCGTCCGATGATCGCACAGACAACACCAATGACAATTGGCTGGTGTTTTACATGTCGAACATTGTACCGCAGCAGGACGATCTGAATACCGGGCCCTGGGAGGCCTTGGAAACCTATTGCCGCACCCTGGCCTCCGCGGGCAATGAGTTGTTGGTCACTTGCGGGCCCAGCGCTTTCGACGGCTCTCGCATTCAACCCAGCGGCAAAGCGTCCATCCCCGGATATACCTGGAAAATCGTCGTCGTCGTTCCCGGCGGCAGCGGTTCTGCGATCAGTCGAATCACCAGCACCACACGCGTGGTCACGGTGAAGATGCCCAACGTCGCTGGTATCCACAGCGTGAACTGGACGAACTACATCACCAGCGTTAACCGCATCCAGGCCGATACGGGATATACATTTTTCACCGCCCTGTCCTCCAGCATTGCCTCCGCATTGCGCGCCGAGGTGGACGGCGGAGTTGACCATTACCCGCCTCTCGGCAAAGTGGTCATCAGCCAGGTCTACGGCGGCGGCGGCAACAGCGGCGCTACTTATAAGAATGACTTCATCGAACTCTACAATAGCGGCTCAACATCCGTGGATCTGAGCACCTACGCGGTCCAGTACGCCAGCGCGAGCGGCTCAACCTGGTCGGAGACCGCGCTCAGCGGTTCCATCGCGGCGGGTCAGTATTACCTTGTACAAGAGGCTGCGGGAGGCGGGGGCACTCAAAACCTCCCCACTCCCGAGGCGACTGGCACCATTAGCATGGCGGCTACCGCTGGCAAGGTCGCGCTTACGTCAACGACCACACTTCTCTCAGGCTCCAATCCGGTTGGCGGAGCAACGGTGGCGGACTTCGTCGGTTATGGCACCACGGCCAACGCCTATGAAGGCTCAGGGCCGGCTCCTGCGCCTTCCGCGACTGTCTCGGATCTGCGGGCCAACGGAGGCGCTACGGATACAGACAACAACGCGGCCGACTTTGCCACAGGGGCGGTTAATCCACGCAACAGCGGCACGGGCGGTGGTTCCGCAGGCACTGTCGTGATCAGCCAGGTCTACGGTGGCGGCGGAAACAGTGGCGCTACTTATAAGAATGATTTCATCGAACTCTACAATAGCGGCTCGGCGTCCGTGGACCTGAGCGCCTACGCCGTCCAGTATGCCGGCGCCACGAGCAGCAGTTGGTCAGAGACCCTTTTGTCCGGTTCACTCGCTCCCGGCCATTACTACCTGATTCAAGAGGCGGCGGGAAGCGGCGGCACCCAGAATCTGCCGACGCCTGAAGCGACTGGCACCATTGCGATGGCTGCCACCGCTGGCAAGGTTGCTTTGACCAAGACGCAAACGCTGCTGGCGGTCGATAATCCAGTGGGTACCGCCAACGTCGTGGACTTCATTGGTTATGGCACCACAGCCGACGCTTTTGAAGGCTCCGGACCTGCGCCGGCGCCATCAAACACAACCGCTGACCTGCGCGCCAACGGAGGTACCACTGATACCAACAACAATGCCACCGACTTCAGCGCTGGCGCACCGAACCCGCGCGATTAA
- a CDS encoding Maf family protein produces the protein MSSDKLQIILASASPRREDLLREMGLQFTVVRPIDVEELLGGAAPDVVAMQNAQRKARAVAGRHPDSVVIGADTIVVLDGKLFGKPRDLEDATQMIGQLAGQRHEVVTGVCLLHRALDTELTFAETTRVWMRPLTHPQIAEYLGKMNPLDNASANNNYAENWQKTHGFLSWAGAYAIQHGDIIEQIEGSYSNVMGLPVEKLRATLERLGILGLGGG, from the coding sequence ATGAGTTCAGACAAACTCCAAATCATCCTCGCCAGCGCGTCCCCGCGCCGTGAAGACCTCCTGCGCGAGATGGGATTACAGTTCACCGTGGTGCGGCCAATCGACGTGGAAGAGTTGCTCGGCGGTGCGGCGCCCGATGTCGTCGCGATGCAGAATGCCCAACGCAAAGCTCGTGCGGTGGCGGGACGGCATCCGGATTCGGTGGTGATCGGGGCCGACACGATTGTTGTGCTCGATGGAAAGCTCTTCGGCAAGCCACGCGATCTTGAAGATGCCACGCAAATGATCGGGCAGTTGGCGGGACAACGGCACGAGGTCGTGACTGGTGTTTGCCTGTTGCACCGCGCGCTCGACACGGAACTGACGTTCGCCGAGACGACGCGGGTCTGGATGCGGCCTCTTACACACCCGCAAATTGCCGAATACCTCGGCAAGATGAACCCGCTGGACAATGCGAGCGCAAATAATAACTACGCAGAAAACTGGCAGAAAACTCACGGGTTCCTGAGTTGGGCCGGGGCGTACGCCATTCAACATGGTGACATCATCGAGCAGATTGAGGGGAGCTACAGTAATGTGATGGGACTCCCGGTTGAGAAGCTTCGGGCAACGCTTGAGCGGTTGGGCATACTTGGGTTGGGCGGCGGATAA
- the hemW gene encoding radical SAM family heme chaperone HemW yields the protein MGIRSSKVEHLYGHVPFCAAKCNYCAFYSEAGSAAKMEDYVDALLLELERFAPQLAPRSIFFGGGTPSLLPAALMRLVLEAIHDKVSLSQLGEWTIECNPSTVSTEKAKLFRACGVNRISMGVQALDDELLKTIGRVHSLKAAIESYERLRAAGFDNINLDLMFGLPGQTMDHWRSTLKKAIELQPEHLSTYCLILEEDTEFWSLFQKGLLKPNEEQELAMYQTAIDTLGAAGYRQYEISNFAKPGRECAHNIAYWEGKNYIGLGPSACSTVDNRRWQNVPDTDRYIEGIRTRRPVVISEETLTPELRAAERAAFGMRMNAGVPAEVLQGRWAGEIAELLSAELVQWRDGRLIPTPRGILFADEIAVQFV from the coding sequence ATGGGAATCCGATCAAGCAAAGTCGAGCACCTCTATGGGCATGTGCCATTCTGCGCGGCGAAGTGCAATTACTGCGCGTTTTATTCGGAAGCGGGCAGCGCCGCCAAGATGGAAGATTATGTGGACGCGCTGTTGTTGGAATTGGAAAGATTCGCCCCGCAACTCGCCCCCCGAAGCATCTTTTTTGGCGGGGGCACGCCGAGCTTGTTACCGGCGGCGCTTATGCGGCTCGTGTTGGAGGCGATCCACGACAAGGTTTCACTGAGCCAGTTGGGCGAGTGGACCATTGAATGCAATCCTTCAACCGTGTCGACTGAGAAGGCGAAGCTGTTCCGCGCGTGCGGGGTCAACCGTATCTCAATGGGCGTCCAGGCTCTCGATGACGAGCTGTTGAAGACCATCGGGCGCGTGCATTCGTTGAAAGCAGCCATTGAATCGTACGAAAGGCTGCGCGCGGCCGGGTTCGACAACATCAACCTTGACCTGATGTTTGGATTGCCGGGCCAAACGATGGATCACTGGCGCAGCACCCTGAAAAAGGCCATCGAGCTTCAACCCGAACATCTCTCGACGTATTGCCTGATCCTGGAGGAGGACACGGAATTCTGGTCGCTCTTCCAGAAAGGGCTTCTCAAGCCGAACGAAGAGCAGGAATTGGCGATGTATCAGACAGCCATCGACACACTCGGCGCCGCGGGTTATCGCCAATACGAGATTAGCAATTTCGCGAAGCCCGGCCGCGAGTGCGCCCACAACATCGCATATTGGGAAGGCAAGAACTACATCGGCCTGGGCCCCAGCGCGTGCAGCACCGTCGACAACCGCCGCTGGCAGAATGTGCCGGACACAGATCGTTATATCGAAGGAATCCGGACCCGGAGACCGGTTGTCATCTCTGAGGAGACGCTCACGCCCGAATTGCGCGCCGCTGAGCGCGCCGCATTCGGGATGAGGATGAACGCCGGCGTGCCCGCCGAAGTACTGCAAGGCCGGTGGGCCGGTGAAATTGCGGAACTACTTTCCGCGGAGCTTGTACAATGGCGCGACGGCCGGTTAATACCCACCCCGCGGGGAATCCTCTTCGCTGATGAAATTGCTGTGCAATTCGTTTAG
- a CDS encoding glycoside hydrolase family 3 C-terminal domain-containing protein: MMKSCRLCYSIVAATLFAGLLSASRAEDVSGPVLYKDPKLPVEQRVEDLLGRMTLEEKVDMLSGTGFESKPNARLGIPAIRMADGPQGVRIPLPHQRRAARASGGTNSPSAGGGSLSWLSGMFRDPSIPTTAFPSGVALAATWNPDLIERVGRTIGEEARILNKDMMLAPCVNIQRAPQGGRNFESYSEDPYLASRMAVAYIKGIQSQGVIATVKHFAANNQEFERGTISVKMDERVLREIYLPAFRAAVCEAGVWSVMSAYNKLNGTWCSENPYLLTEILKKEWGFKGFVVSDWSAVHSTLETANAGLDIEMPKGEFLNRELLLPLISSGKVQQAVIDDKIRRMLRAMFTIGLFEREDSEGGPIDTTEQRAIARAAATQSIVLLKNADGVLPLTPRKVHSIAMIGPNAGTARVGGGGSAMVRPVYAASPLDGIRLRAGTRFRVGYAQGCVLEGDGAEKITPEASDDLIQEAVSLAATSDVAFVFVGDSSRIESEGFDRKSLELPTGQNELIEAIAKTNKNTVVVLAVGAPILMGPWIDQVTAVVNGWFGGEEAGNAIADVLFGDVSPSGRLPVTFFKEWKDSPAYGRYPGENGAVGYDEGLYVGYRHFDKQNIEPQFPFGYGLSYTTFEYSNLKVTPEKVAPNQPVQVSLNVRNSGPRDGAEVVQLYVHDVQSTVDRPVKELKAFRKVVLKPGQTQTVSFTLDKNAMAFYDPTKKDWVAEPGAFEILVGASSRDIRLKTSFDLMP; the protein is encoded by the coding sequence ATGATGAAATCTTGTCGGTTGTGCTACTCCATTGTTGCGGCGACGTTGTTCGCAGGTTTGCTTTCCGCCTCCCGAGCCGAGGATGTTTCCGGGCCGGTCCTTTACAAGGATCCAAAACTTCCTGTCGAGCAGCGCGTCGAGGATCTGCTCGGGCGAATGACGCTCGAAGAGAAGGTTGACATGCTCAGCGGGACGGGGTTTGAGTCAAAGCCCAACGCGCGCCTAGGGATCCCCGCCATCAGAATGGCTGACGGGCCGCAGGGAGTGAGGATTCCGTTGCCCCATCAGCGTCGCGCGGCTCGCGCAAGTGGCGGCACCAACTCCCCAAGCGCCGGAGGCGGCAGTCTCAGTTGGCTTTCCGGAATGTTCCGTGATCCGTCAATTCCCACGACTGCTTTTCCGTCAGGTGTGGCCCTGGCGGCGACATGGAATCCCGATTTAATTGAACGGGTGGGGCGAACCATTGGCGAGGAAGCCAGGATCCTCAACAAAGATATGATGCTTGCCCCGTGTGTGAATATCCAGCGCGCACCCCAGGGCGGCCGGAACTTCGAGAGTTACAGCGAAGACCCGTATCTCGCCTCGCGGATGGCGGTGGCGTACATCAAGGGCATACAGAGCCAGGGTGTCATCGCCACCGTGAAACACTTCGCCGCGAACAACCAGGAGTTCGAGCGGGGCACCATCAGCGTGAAAATGGACGAGCGCGTCTTGCGCGAGATTTACCTGCCGGCTTTTCGCGCAGCCGTATGTGAAGCTGGTGTCTGGTCCGTGATGTCGGCGTACAACAAACTGAACGGCACGTGGTGCTCCGAGAATCCGTACTTACTCACCGAGATTCTGAAAAAGGAATGGGGTTTCAAGGGCTTCGTGGTCTCAGACTGGAGCGCGGTACACTCCACTCTTGAAACAGCCAATGCGGGTTTGGACATCGAAATGCCGAAGGGTGAGTTCCTGAACAGGGAGTTACTGCTCCCACTCATCTCGAGTGGCAAGGTACAACAGGCCGTGATTGACGATAAGATTCGCCGAATGCTGCGAGCGATGTTCACCATCGGCCTCTTCGAGCGCGAGGATTCGGAGGGGGGACCGATTGACACTACCGAGCAAAGAGCCATTGCGCGCGCGGCGGCCACGCAAAGCATTGTCTTGCTCAAGAATGCGGATGGGGTGCTTCCATTGACGCCGCGAAAAGTCCATTCGATAGCCATGATCGGCCCGAATGCCGGTACCGCGCGCGTCGGCGGTGGTGGTAGCGCAATGGTGAGGCCGGTCTACGCGGCAAGCCCGCTCGACGGTATTCGTTTGCGGGCGGGTACTCGATTCAGAGTCGGCTATGCCCAAGGGTGCGTCCTGGAGGGGGATGGGGCGGAGAAGATAACCCCGGAAGCCAGCGACGACCTGATTCAAGAGGCGGTTTCCCTCGCGGCGACGTCAGACGTGGCCTTTGTATTTGTGGGAGATTCATCGCGGATTGAATCAGAAGGTTTTGACCGCAAATCGCTGGAACTGCCGACAGGCCAGAATGAATTGATTGAAGCTATCGCGAAGACGAATAAAAACACCGTTGTGGTGCTTGCGGTGGGCGCGCCAATACTGATGGGGCCCTGGATCGATCAAGTGACGGCAGTCGTCAACGGTTGGTTCGGTGGTGAGGAGGCCGGCAACGCGATCGCTGATGTCTTGTTTGGCGACGTCAGCCCATCCGGCAGGCTCCCCGTGACATTCTTCAAAGAGTGGAAGGATTCACCGGCGTACGGGCGCTATCCGGGCGAGAATGGCGCGGTCGGGTACGACGAGGGCCTCTATGTCGGCTATCGTCATTTCGACAAGCAAAACATTGAACCCCAATTCCCATTCGGTTATGGGCTGTCCTATACCACGTTTGAATACAGCAATCTAAAGGTGACTCCGGAAAAAGTCGCGCCCAACCAACCAGTGCAAGTGAGCCTGAACGTGCGCAATAGCGGCCCGCGAGACGGCGCGGAGGTCGTGCAGTTGTACGTGCACGATGTTCAATCAACTGTTGACCGTCCCGTGAAAGAACTAAAGGCGTTCCGTAAGGTTGTGTTGAAGCCCGGGCAGACCCAAACGGTCTCTTTCACTCTCGATAAGAACGCCATGGCCTTTTACGATCCGACAAAGAAAGACTGGGTGGCAGAGCCGGGAGCGTTTGAAATCCTGGTGGGGGCCTCGTCGCGGGATATCCGCCTGAAAACTTCCTTTGACCTGATGCCGTAA
- a CDS encoding response regulator, whose protein sequence is MSNQTVLVVEDDANMQDFLKEVLASEGLIVHTASDGKEALSKTLTLAPDLVLLDLRMPNLDGVTYCKAVRVDKRTKNIPIIVVTSLSMQAKLEESIAAGADDFVAKPFDVNDLLLRVRSMLKVQHITDNQERMQRYILSLRQARGETSPKT, encoded by the coding sequence GTGAGCAACCAGACGGTACTCGTCGTTGAGGACGATGCCAACATGCAGGACTTCCTGAAGGAAGTCCTCGCATCCGAGGGGCTCATTGTCCACACGGCTTCCGACGGCAAAGAAGCGCTCAGCAAAACCCTCACCCTGGCCCCTGATTTGGTGCTTCTGGATCTCCGCATGCCCAATCTCGATGGTGTGACGTATTGCAAAGCCGTCCGTGTCGACAAGCGTACGAAGAATATTCCCATCATTGTTGTCACCTCGCTGAGCATGCAGGCGAAGCTGGAGGAAAGCATCGCCGCCGGGGCCGACGACTTCGTCGCCAAGCCTTTTGATGTCAACGACCTGCTCCTGCGCGTACGTTCCATGCTTAAGGTGCAACACATCACCGACAACCAGGAACGGATGCAGCGTTACATTCTAAGTCTGCGGCAGGCGCGAGGCGAAACCTCGCCCAAAACCTAG
- the epsC gene encoding serine O-acetyltransferase EpsC, which translates to MTKKLTKILDELVDSFHKYGGINHLDGANLPSREAVVEIARDLLRLMFPGFYDKDPLHSNQLIEYTNELVASVARRLENEIHRSLEYRPCDDCDPNDLAGTAARVTHEFLNDLPDVRAILQTDVTAAYEGDPAAISNEEIILAYPGIEAIAVQRLAHLLYRQHIALIPRIMTEWAHNKTGIDIHPGAEIGPHFFIDHGTGVVIGETAVIGKHVKIYQGVTLGAKHFPKDAKGRVVKGIKRHPNIEDGVTIYAGATILGDVTIGKGSIIGGNVWLLESVPPNTVVYSEAGQTRMKIAGADRDKMIGHSDGAGI; encoded by the coding sequence ATGACGAAGAAGCTGACAAAGATTCTCGATGAGTTGGTGGATTCGTTCCACAAATATGGCGGGATCAATCATCTGGACGGTGCGAATCTGCCGTCGCGTGAAGCGGTGGTTGAAATTGCCCGGGATTTACTGCGGTTGATGTTCCCCGGATTCTACGACAAGGACCCCCTTCATTCCAACCAGTTGATCGAGTACACCAACGAATTGGTGGCGTCGGTCGCGCGGCGGCTCGAGAACGAGATTCATCGAAGCCTGGAGTACCGGCCGTGCGACGATTGCGATCCGAATGACTTGGCGGGCACGGCGGCGCGCGTGACGCATGAATTTCTGAACGACTTGCCAGACGTACGCGCGATTTTGCAGACGGACGTGACAGCCGCCTACGAGGGTGATCCTGCGGCAATCAGCAACGAGGAAATCATCCTGGCGTATCCGGGTATCGAAGCCATTGCGGTGCAACGTCTCGCGCACCTGCTTTATCGCCAGCACATCGCGCTCATCCCGCGTATCATGACGGAATGGGCGCATAACAAGACCGGCATCGACATCCATCCTGGCGCCGAAATCGGCCCGCATTTCTTTATCGACCATGGCACCGGGGTGGTTATCGGCGAGACTGCCGTTATCGGCAAGCATGTGAAGATTTACCAGGGCGTGACGCTCGGCGCGAAGCATTTTCCAAAGGACGCGAAAGGTCGCGTTGTTAAAGGGATCAAGCGCCACCCGAACATCGAGGACGGCGTGACGATCTATGCGGGCGCGACGATTCTGGGTGATGTGACGATCGGTAAAGGCTCAATCATCGGCGGCAACGTCTGGCTGCTGGAATCTGTACCGCCCAACACGGTCGTGTATTCCGAGGCCGGACAGACGCGGATGAAAATCGCCGGGGCGGACCGCGACAAGATGATCGGCCACTCGGACGGTGCGGGTATTTGA
- a CDS encoding cysteine desulfurase family protein, which produces MRSVYADYNATTPLDPRVLEVMLPYLRDHFGNASSVHIFGRDARAAIDDVRVRMARILGAQEGEIVFTGGGTEADNMAVFGAVRAHRKQGRHIITSTIEHHAVLHACQYLEKTGECEVTYLPVDRECLIDPGGLRQAIREDTVLVSIMSANNETGTIQPVKELAAICRERGVTFHTDAVQSFGKQPVNVNDWGVDSLSIAAHKFYGPKGVGALYVRRGTKLDPLLFGGSHENERRAGTENVAAIVGLGLAAELATAQMREEQDRLFDLTEKLSDGIAQRIRGAHRNGHAKQRIENTINFSFEGCEEEGLLLGLDLEGVAVSSGSACAVGSLQPSHVLQAMGLPHELARAAVRFSFGKSNTREDVDYILKAVERVVKRLRAFSTQL; this is translated from the coding sequence ATGCGAAGCGTCTACGCAGACTACAACGCAACCACGCCCTTGGATCCGCGGGTGCTGGAGGTCATGCTTCCGTACCTGCGCGATCATTTCGGCAACGCCAGCAGTGTGCATATTTTCGGACGCGACGCGCGGGCGGCCATCGACGATGTCCGCGTGCGCATGGCCAGGATCCTCGGGGCGCAGGAAGGCGAGATCGTTTTCACCGGGGGTGGCACCGAAGCCGATAATATGGCCGTTTTCGGTGCTGTCCGCGCCCACCGCAAGCAGGGCCGGCACATCATCACCAGCACCATTGAACATCATGCCGTACTTCACGCCTGCCAATACCTCGAGAAGACGGGCGAATGCGAGGTCACGTATTTGCCTGTCGACCGCGAGTGCCTTATCGATCCCGGTGGTCTTCGCCAGGCAATCCGTGAAGATACCGTATTGGTGTCGATCATGTCGGCTAACAACGAGACAGGCACGATCCAGCCTGTGAAGGAATTGGCGGCGATCTGCCGCGAGCGCGGCGTGACGTTTCACACCGACGCCGTTCAGTCGTTTGGCAAGCAGCCGGTGAACGTGAACGATTGGGGCGTGGATTCACTCTCTATTGCGGCGCATAAGTTTTACGGCCCAAAAGGCGTCGGCGCGCTGTACGTCCGGCGCGGCACGAAGTTGGATCCGCTGCTGTTCGGTGGCAGCCACGAGAATGAGCGGCGCGCGGGGACAGAGAACGTTGCTGCGATCGTCGGTCTGGGCCTGGCTGCTGAGCTGGCCACCGCGCAAATGAGGGAGGAACAGGACCGCCTGTTCGACCTCACCGAAAAGCTCAGCGATGGCATCGCGCAGCGGATCCGCGGTGCGCACCGCAATGGTCACGCGAAGCAACGCATCGAGAACACCATCAACTTCAGTTTTGAGGGTTGTGAGGAAGAAGGGTTGTTACTCGGTCTCGACCTCGAGGGAGTAGCCGTGTCCAGCGGCTCGGCGTGTGCGGTCGGTTCACTGCAGCCGTCGCACGTGCTGCAAGCGATGGGCTTGCCACATGAGCTGGCGCGGGCCGCCGTGCGTTTCTCCTTCGGCAAGAGCAACACCCGGGAAGATGTGGATTATATCCTGAAAGCGGTCGAGCGGGTGGTGAAACGTCTGCGTGCCTTCTCAACACAATTGTGA